In one window of Paraflavitalea soli DNA:
- a CDS encoding DUF5000 domain-containing lipoprotein, producing MNRINISLIILCLLVLACKKEEHRSLYGEGNTPGPITSTAVKNLPGAAEITYTLPQDNSILYVKAEYEHQAGVKREVKTSYYTNQLTVDGFGDTLEHAIQLYVVNRSEQQSAPVTVKVKPLTPPVVAVFRSLLASEDFGGLRVSYTNDAKADVAIYTLAANSKGTMEEVNVQYTTLPLGTYTMRGFDSTARRFSFYVKDRFGNISDTLTKTYKPLYEKALDKTLFRKVALPTDVGDDWGLPMENLWNGSYLGFWDMFHTQTKPFPMWFTFDMGIKVKLSRITLWQRQTPVTDWAYNANNPKKFEIWGTNTPDPDGGWTNWTKLVEHTIVKPSGLPLGQLSQDDVAAAAKGEEMTVPLDKTSVRYLRVKVIETFTNSATNIAEMSIWGQP from the coding sequence ATGAACCGAATAAATATATCACTCATAATACTATGCTTACTGGTATTAGCTTGTAAGAAAGAGGAACATCGTTCCCTCTACGGTGAGGGCAATACACCGGGCCCAATCACCAGTACAGCCGTAAAGAACCTGCCCGGCGCCGCAGAGATCACGTATACCCTGCCGCAAGACAATAGCATCCTGTATGTGAAAGCGGAATACGAACACCAGGCAGGGGTGAAAAGAGAAGTGAAGACCTCTTATTATACCAATCAATTGACCGTAGATGGTTTTGGAGATACCTTGGAGCATGCCATACAACTCTATGTGGTGAACCGCAGTGAACAACAATCGGCTCCCGTAACTGTGAAGGTGAAGCCCCTCACACCACCGGTAGTAGCTGTCTTCAGAAGCCTGCTGGCATCCGAAGACTTTGGCGGATTAAGGGTCAGCTATACCAATGATGCCAAAGCAGATGTGGCCATCTACACACTGGCAGCCAACAGCAAGGGCACCATGGAAGAAGTAAATGTACAGTACACGACCCTGCCCCTGGGCACCTATACCATGCGCGGATTCGACAGCACTGCACGCCGCTTTTCTTTCTACGTCAAAGACCGGTTTGGCAATATCTCCGATACCCTCACGAAGACCTACAAACCACTGTATGAAAAAGCGCTGGACAAAACCCTGTTCCGCAAAGTAGCGTTGCCCACCGATGTTGGCGATGATTGGGGACTGCCCATGGAAAACTTATGGAATGGCAGTTACCTGGGCTTCTGGGATATGTTCCACACGCAGACAAAGCCCTTCCCCATGTGGTTTACCTTCGATATGGGCATCAAGGTAAAGCTGAGCCGCATTACCCTGTGGCAGCGACAAACACCGGTGACCGATTGGGCCTACAATGCCAACAATCCAAAGAAGTTTGAGATCTGGGGCACCAACACACCGGACCCCGATGGTGGCTGGACCAACTGGACCAAACTGGTGGAACATACGATTGTAAAGCCTTCCGGTTTACCCCTGGGGCAGTTGTCGCAGGATGATGTGGCTGCCGCTGCAAAGGGAGAAGAAATGACTGTGCCGCTGGACAAAACCTCTGTGCGTTACCTGCGTGTCAAAGTGATCGAAACCTTTACCAACTCGGCCACCAACATTGCAGAAATGAGCATCTGGGGGCAGCCGTAG
- a CDS encoding DUF4998 domain-containing protein, which produces MHSFKKVTASLLIIAAALSWASCTREDDWKKYVPEKPRIYPGTATNPVPAPGKNRIKLTWQLVSDPTITQAKVFWNNGNDSAGIAVARTQGVDTVSIIIDKLQETSYTFDIFTYDKEGNKSVPVYASGRVYGSKYEASLLNRPVMNVNYMADAKILVIAWGTADTVHTGTKLWYTNESGSAQELTVDANTYSTIIPWKVGTKIYYQSSYKPVDRAIDTFTVLKKDSITVKDVPVPKTAWSKFDLPNDVAGDAYGTNLAWIWDGKGGDYPEIYHTGGEGIPHHFTIDLGALYQLTKFENIGRVNANPYHNPTKFEVWGIADITNAATTLPGSDPGWKDESLAKGWVLLKDIVRPDNGTAPYKTDLLPGIPKVRYIRIRVLETIDHDQDSHMSEISFWFNP; this is translated from the coding sequence ATGCATTCATTCAAAAAGGTAACAGCCAGCCTGCTTATCATCGCAGCAGCCCTCAGCTGGGCATCCTGCACCCGGGAGGACGACTGGAAAAAATACGTTCCTGAAAAGCCCCGCATTTATCCGGGCACGGCCACCAATCCCGTTCCTGCTCCCGGCAAGAACCGGATCAAACTTACCTGGCAACTCGTATCAGACCCCACCATCACACAGGCAAAAGTGTTTTGGAACAATGGCAACGATTCGGCCGGCATCGCCGTTGCCCGTACGCAGGGCGTGGATACGGTGAGCATCATCATCGACAAATTGCAGGAAACCTCCTATACCTTCGACATTTTCACCTATGATAAAGAAGGCAACAAGAGCGTGCCGGTCTATGCTTCAGGAAGAGTGTATGGCAGCAAATACGAAGCCTCGCTCCTCAACCGCCCGGTGATGAATGTCAACTATATGGCAGATGCTAAAATACTCGTCATTGCCTGGGGCACCGCCGACACCGTCCATACCGGCACCAAACTTTGGTATACCAATGAAAGCGGCAGCGCACAGGAGCTCACCGTCGACGCAAACACCTACAGCACCATCATTCCCTGGAAAGTAGGTACAAAGATCTATTACCAATCTTCCTATAAGCCGGTGGACAGGGCGATCGATACCTTTACCGTGTTGAAGAAAGATTCCATCACCGTAAAAGATGTACCCGTACCGAAGACCGCCTGGAGTAAGTTCGATCTGCCGAATGATGTGGCCGGTGATGCATACGGCACTAACCTGGCCTGGATCTGGGATGGCAAAGGAGGCGATTACCCCGAGATCTACCATACGGGCGGAGAAGGCATCCCACACCATTTTACCATCGACCTGGGTGCGCTCTATCAGCTTACCAAATTTGAGAACATCGGACGGGTCAATGCCAACCCTTATCACAACCCGACAAAGTTTGAAGTATGGGGCATCGCCGATATCACCAATGCCGCCACTACCCTGCCCGGCAGTGATCCTGGCTGGAAAGACGAGTCACTGGCCAAAGGATGGGTATTGCTGAAAGATATCGTGCGTCCCGACAATGGCACCGCACCCTATAAAACAGACCTGTTGCCCGGCATTCCCAAAGTACGCTACATCCGCATCCGTGTATTGGAAACCATCGACCACGACCAGGACAGTCATATGAGCGAGATCTCGTTTTGGTTCAATCCGTAG
- a CDS encoding alpha-L-fucosidase: MRHTSIIRNSLLCACISIAVLFPPPARAQAPKGKSGQDLASLQQAFVDLRFGMFIHFNIPTFMDQDWADPEASPAIFNPTKLNCDQWAKAAKSANMSYGCLTTKHHSGFAIWDTKTTDYNVMNSPYKKDVVREYVNAFRANGLKVMLYYSILDTHHKLRPGHITEKHIALVKAQLTELLTNYGEINALIIDGWDAPWSRISYDDIPFEEVYALIKSIQPNCLVMDLNAAKYPAEALYYTDIKSYEQGAGQHIGKESNKLPALSCLPINDAWFWKTSFPTSPVKDVNKLVNDNIVPMNNAYCNFILNVAPNREGLIDDNALAALKKIGESWKHQGPTAKLPPSDAPIISHNLAKFQTTNASWSDDMWIMDFATDDDFGKPWISNPTVKKPWFEVLFKGEKAFNTVVIAESRKPRIQKYRLEYYQNGAWKPLLNGELTGRIKIHRFERVYGERVRILIDGFDAPPQIAEFGVFNERR, encoded by the coding sequence ATGAGGCACACAAGTATTATCAGGAATTCGCTATTATGTGCATGTATCTCTATCGCGGTGTTATTCCCGCCACCCGCGAGGGCCCAGGCCCCCAAAGGAAAGTCCGGGCAAGACCTGGCTTCCTTACAACAAGCATTTGTAGACCTTCGTTTCGGGATGTTCATCCATTTCAACATCCCCACCTTTATGGACCAGGATTGGGCCGATCCGGAAGCATCGCCGGCCATTTTCAACCCTACCAAACTCAATTGCGATCAGTGGGCCAAAGCCGCTAAATCGGCCAATATGAGTTATGGCTGCCTCACTACCAAGCACCACAGTGGTTTTGCCATCTGGGATACCAAGACGACCGATTACAATGTAATGAACAGTCCGTACAAGAAAGATGTAGTACGGGAATACGTAAATGCCTTCCGCGCCAATGGACTGAAAGTAATGTTGTATTATTCCATCCTCGATACACACCACAAGTTGCGCCCCGGCCATATCACCGAAAAACACATCGCCCTGGTAAAGGCCCAACTCACCGAGCTGCTCACCAATTACGGTGAGATAAACGCCCTGATCATCGATGGATGGGATGCACCCTGGTCAAGGATCTCCTATGATGACATTCCTTTTGAAGAAGTGTATGCGCTGATAAAATCCATCCAGCCCAATTGCCTGGTGATGGACCTCAATGCCGCGAAGTATCCTGCTGAAGCATTGTATTACACGGATATCAAATCTTATGAGCAAGGGGCAGGACAACATATCGGCAAAGAAAGCAATAAACTGCCTGCCCTTTCCTGCCTGCCCATCAATGATGCCTGGTTCTGGAAGACCTCCTTCCCCACCTCGCCAGTAAAGGATGTCAACAAGCTCGTCAATGACAACATTGTTCCCATGAACAATGCTTATTGTAATTTCATCCTCAACGTAGCACCCAACCGCGAAGGACTGATCGACGACAATGCACTCGCCGCCCTGAAAAAGATAGGCGAATCCTGGAAACACCAGGGCCCTACCGCTAAATTGCCGCCTTCCGATGCGCCCATCATCTCCCACAACCTCGCCAAATTCCAGACGACCAACGCCAGTTGGAGCGATGATATGTGGATCATGGACTTTGCCACTGATGATGATTTTGGTAAGCCCTGGATATCCAATCCTACCGTAAAGAAACCCTGGTTTGAGGTCTTGTTCAAAGGTGAAAAAGCATTCAATACCGTCGTTATTGCAGAATCGAGGAAGCCACGCATTCAAAAATACCGGCTGGAATATTATCAGAATGGAGCATGGAAGCCTTTGCTTAACGGAGAGCTTACCGGCCGCATCAAGATACACCGCTTTGAAAGAGTATACGGAGAGCGGGTAAGAATTTTGATCGACGGGTTTGATGCGCCGCCGCAGATCGCAGAGTTTGGCGTATTCAATGAAAGACGATAG
- a CDS encoding YybH family protein, whose translation MKRNQLLNALTMIIMLIVLYSCGAGTAKPGADLEEARKAIAASNAIYFEAFAKGDSSIFIDRYAEDCCIMAPEAPQLCGPIAPLEFFRIAYNGIGLRNGKFTTTAIYGDGVEYVTEEGLWESFDASGKRFDNGKFLVLWKKTAKGWKMYRDSFSSNNKPQS comes from the coding sequence ATGAAACGGAACCAGCTATTGAATGCGCTTACAATGATCATTATGCTGATCGTATTGTACAGCTGTGGCGCCGGTACTGCAAAGCCGGGCGCAGACCTGGAAGAAGCAAGAAAAGCCATCGCAGCCAGCAATGCCATCTACTTTGAAGCTTTTGCCAAAGGAGATTCCTCGATCTTCATTGACCGCTACGCAGAAGATTGCTGCATCATGGCGCCGGAAGCACCGCAGCTCTGCGGTCCTATTGCTCCGCTGGAGTTTTTCAGAATAGCCTACAACGGAATAGGATTGCGCAATGGAAAATTCACCACCACAGCTATCTATGGTGATGGCGTGGAATATGTGACAGAGGAAGGATTGTGGGAATCATTCGATGCAAGCGGGAAAAGGTTTGACAATGGGAAATTCCTTGTCCTGTGGAAGAAAACAGCGAAGGGTTGGAAGATGTACAGGGATTCCTTCAGCAGCAACAATAAACCGCAATCATAA
- a CDS encoding RNA polymerase alpha subunit C-terminal domain-containing protein, with translation MTVTKKNLRTCAKGHQYYKSTDCPTCPICEEERKPATGFLSTLSAPARRALENAGLTTPDKLAQHSEQDILKLHGMGPGSLPKLRAALQAAGLSFKEK, from the coding sequence ATGACAGTAACGAAGAAAAACCTGCGGACATGTGCAAAGGGGCATCAGTACTATAAAAGTACTGATTGCCCTACCTGTCCCATTTGCGAGGAAGAAAGAAAACCTGCAACAGGTTTTTTGTCCACGCTCTCTGCGCCCGCCCGGCGTGCCTTGGAAAATGCAGGCCTCACCACACCGGACAAGCTGGCACAGCATTCCGAGCAGGATATTTTAAAGCTCCACGGTATGGGACCTGGTTCGCTTCCCAAACTCCGGGCTGCCTTACAGGCAGCTGGCCTGTCGTTCAAAGAAAAATAG
- a CDS encoding dihydrofolate reductase family protein translates to MKRIVWFMHVSLDGFVTDANGSMEWIKADAEMFDYAGAQTERSDTALYARKTYELMEGYWPTAADKPNASKHDIEHSSWYNQVNKYVISRSWAGKKLPTATLISDNVVEEIKKLRQGEGKDIVIFGSPSLGKLLTAENLVDDYWLFVNPIILGDGLPLFKDIKTKTFLKLASSITFASGVVALHYEAKR, encoded by the coding sequence ATGAAAAGAATTGTTTGGTTTATGCATGTATCGCTGGATGGTTTTGTTACCGATGCCAATGGAAGTATGGAATGGATAAAGGCAGATGCAGAAATGTTTGATTATGCCGGTGCCCAAACTGAAAGATCGGATACGGCTTTATATGCCAGGAAAACCTATGAACTAATGGAGGGTTACTGGCCCACGGCTGCAGACAAACCCAATGCCTCAAAGCATGATATAGAACATTCCAGCTGGTACAACCAGGTTAATAAATATGTAATATCAAGATCCTGGGCTGGTAAAAAGCTGCCCACTGCCACACTGATCAGTGACAACGTAGTGGAGGAGATCAAAAAACTCAGGCAAGGCGAGGGAAAAGACATTGTGATATTTGGCAGTCCCTCTTTGGGAAAATTGTTGACAGCCGAAAACCTGGTCGATGATTATTGGTTATTCGTAAACCCCATTATTTTGGGAGACGGGCTCCCTTTATTCAAGGATATTAAGACGAAGACCTTCCTCAAGCTGGCCTCCTCTATCACTTTTGCTTCCGGCGTGGTAGCATTGCACTATGAAGCCAAACGATAA
- a CDS encoding GNAT family N-acetyltransferase, which translates to MSHDPFASLDNPAWWALNGVQQGFSTGTPAVKRYQRGILPFAAYQYGTTENITALDDWLEPGEVFFLIGELPALPAHWTLLNELPCAQMVNQSRVTAPEGEVTIAHLNATHKMDMYDLIQQVQPGYYEPGTHQLGNYYGIWQEEKLVAIAGERMRLEELTEISAICTHPAYTGRKYAQHLIAHLCNTNLDKGIIPFLHVLETNARAIGLYEYMGFTKRRTISFWKLRKQA; encoded by the coding sequence ATGAGCCATGATCCTTTCGCTTCCCTGGACAACCCGGCCTGGTGGGCCCTCAATGGGGTGCAGCAAGGTTTTTCCACGGGCACACCGGCTGTTAAGCGTTACCAGCGCGGCATCCTGCCTTTTGCCGCCTATCAATATGGTACAACAGAAAACATTACGGCATTAGATGACTGGCTTGAGCCGGGGGAGGTTTTCTTCCTCATAGGAGAATTGCCTGCTTTACCCGCTCACTGGACCCTGCTCAACGAACTGCCCTGTGCGCAGATGGTCAACCAATCGAGGGTGACGGCCCCGGAGGGCGAGGTGACCATTGCCCATCTGAACGCCACGCATAAGATGGATATGTACGACCTCATCCAGCAGGTACAGCCCGGCTATTATGAACCGGGCACACACCAGCTGGGCAATTACTACGGCATCTGGCAGGAGGAAAAACTGGTAGCCATTGCCGGCGAACGCATGCGCCTGGAAGAGTTGACAGAGATCAGCGCCATTTGTACGCACCCCGCTTATACGGGCCGTAAATATGCCCAGCATTTAATCGCCCACCTGTGCAATACGAACCTCGATAAAGGCATCATTCCTTTTCTCCATGTGCTGGAAACAAATGCCCGGGCCATCGGCCTGTATGAATACATGGGCTTCACCAAAAGAAGAACGATCAGCTTTTGGAAATTGAGAAAACAGGCATAA
- a CDS encoding GNAT family N-acetyltransferase, translating into MKPYNILLRTATPADTHLLQYWDSQPHTVASDPNGFSNWEEDLAYKPAWREQLIAELNGRPIGFIQIIDPALEETHYWGDAPENLRAIDIWIGEAADLGKGYGTVMMKLALERCFQPEAVTAVVIDPLATNTKAIRFYERLGFRFVEYRQFDEDYCAVYELLRVDWEILKMPNDINTGKSR; encoded by the coding sequence ATGAAACCATATAACATCTTACTTCGCACCGCCACTCCGGCAGATACACACCTGCTGCAATACTGGGACAGCCAGCCGCATACGGTAGCTTCCGATCCAAACGGCTTTTCTAACTGGGAGGAAGATCTGGCATATAAACCAGCCTGGCGTGAACAACTGATCGCTGAATTAAATGGAAGGCCAATAGGATTTATCCAGATCATTGACCCTGCCCTCGAGGAAACCCATTATTGGGGCGATGCGCCGGAAAACCTTCGGGCCATCGATATCTGGATAGGAGAGGCCGCAGACCTGGGAAAGGGATACGGCACGGTAATGATGAAGCTGGCATTGGAACGCTGCTTTCAACCTGAAGCAGTAACGGCTGTAGTGATCGATCCGCTGGCAACAAACACAAAGGCCATACGGTTCTACGAAAGACTGGGGTTTAGGTTTGTGGAGTACAGACAATTTGATGAAGACTATTGTGCTGTTTATGAGCTATTGCGTGTTGACTGGGAAATATTGAAGATGCCAAACGACATTAATACGGGCAAAAGTCGGTAG
- a CDS encoding tetratricopeptide repeat-containing sensor histidine kinase, whose amino-acid sequence MNHLLCTLCLLLALQVAYTQSSRLDSLTQLIENASGDNDKAKLLLQRSRIAPPAWTVPQAMADAQQALALYQHTGEEKGQVDAYLRISGLYSTQNKYTTALNVDSVALTIAQKASYQQGIALAYSNMGRNLQQLGDLEKARSLLTQSLQILKEAGLERETGDVYSRLGVINRRLSDFKASLQYFDEGITVATKYRMDPLLAILYMNKANSLNESARFDEAIQLHLESIRIKEKLRDERGMIQSYNNIANVYSASGNPAMALTYLRKITAMGSANRDKTSLAYTYNSLGNGFSQTHQPDSAEYFFKKAIELFTETNEQPGLGLLYNNLGNFYIDEERYEEGLKYLQQSLAIRKKTNARYDVASTLNNMGAALTKLKRYKEAEDYLLQSLALVKGNGSYLETGIYKRLSEHYKATGDYEEAYNYQSKYVSKKDTLRDDNETLNMAKAQSDYEIEKRESALALEKKEKEIRSLALANRNKTIWFLGAGVLLLATVLTLYIRSYQQKKKTATLLAEKNNRIETLVRELHHRVKNNLQVVSGLLALQSNRLEEGIAKDAMEEGRNRINAMSMIHQRLYMDNDLATVDMADYLQNLSQSLAASFGYDARHIQTAINLPDQNMAIDLAIPLGLIVNELVTNAFKHAFHDTYQPVIGISLQQRADELELRIADNGKSNAHKEANNGSTSFGMKLVRTLVDQVNGHLQIDQSTGTAYTITISA is encoded by the coding sequence ATGAACCACCTGCTATGTACCCTATGCCTGCTACTGGCACTGCAAGTAGCTTATACCCAATCTTCAAGGCTCGACAGCCTCACACAACTTATTGAGAATGCCTCCGGCGACAATGACAAAGCAAAGCTTCTGCTTCAGCGCAGCCGCATTGCCCCACCCGCCTGGACGGTCCCGCAAGCCATGGCCGACGCCCAGCAGGCCCTTGCCCTCTACCAGCATACGGGTGAAGAAAAAGGCCAGGTAGATGCCTACCTCCGCATTTCCGGCCTGTACAGCACCCAAAACAAATACACCACGGCGCTGAACGTCGACTCCGTAGCCCTGACCATCGCTCAGAAAGCAAGCTACCAGCAGGGAATAGCCCTGGCCTATAGCAATATGGGACGTAACCTTCAGCAACTGGGCGACCTGGAAAAAGCGAGGTCATTGCTTACACAAAGTCTTCAGATCCTCAAAGAAGCCGGGCTGGAACGTGAAACAGGTGATGTGTACAGCCGCCTCGGCGTCATCAACCGCCGTCTCAGCGACTTCAAAGCCTCGCTCCAATATTTCGACGAGGGCATTACTGTTGCCACCAAATACCGGATGGATCCCCTGCTCGCCATCCTGTATATGAACAAAGCCAATTCACTCAACGAATCGGCCCGCTTTGATGAAGCCATCCAGCTCCACCTCGAAAGTATCCGCATCAAAGAAAAACTGCGCGATGAAAGAGGGATGATACAATCCTACAACAACATCGCCAATGTATACAGCGCCTCCGGCAACCCGGCCATGGCGCTCACCTACCTGCGCAAAATAACGGCCATGGGCAGCGCCAACAGGGATAAAACCTCCCTCGCCTATACCTACAACAGCCTGGGCAATGGCTTCAGCCAAACGCACCAGCCCGATTCGGCTGAATATTTCTTTAAAAAAGCTATTGAGCTGTTCACAGAAACCAATGAGCAGCCCGGACTGGGACTACTTTACAACAACCTGGGCAATTTCTACATCGACGAAGAACGTTATGAAGAGGGATTGAAATACCTGCAGCAATCACTCGCCATCCGTAAAAAGACCAATGCCAGGTACGACGTAGCCTCTACCCTCAACAATATGGGCGCCGCGCTTACCAAACTCAAACGGTACAAAGAAGCAGAGGACTATTTATTGCAGTCGCTGGCACTGGTGAAAGGCAATGGCAGTTACCTCGAAACGGGCATTTACAAACGCCTGAGTGAGCATTACAAAGCCACCGGCGATTATGAAGAAGCCTATAATTACCAAAGTAAATACGTGAGTAAAAAAGATACCCTGCGCGATGACAATGAAACGCTGAACATGGCAAAGGCGCAGTCGGATTATGAAATTGAAAAAAGGGAATCGGCACTGGCACTGGAAAAGAAAGAAAAAGAGATCAGGAGCCTCGCACTGGCCAACCGCAACAAGACGATCTGGTTCCTCGGAGCAGGTGTACTGCTGCTGGCCACGGTGCTTACCTTGTACATACGTAGTTACCAGCAAAAGAAAAAGACGGCTACCCTGCTCGCCGAAAAGAACAACCGCATTGAGACCCTGGTACGGGAACTGCACCACCGCGTGAAGAATAACCTGCAGGTAGTATCCGGCCTCCTGGCCCTTCAAAGCAATCGCCTTGAAGAAGGCATCGCCAAAGATGCCATGGAAGAAGGCAGGAACCGCATCAATGCCATGTCCATGATCCACCAGCGGCTGTATATGGACAATGACCTGGCTACGGTCGACATGGCCGATTACCTGCAAAATCTCTCCCAATCACTCGCAGCCAGTTTTGGATACGATGCGCGGCATATTCAAACTGCTATTAATCTGCCCGATCAGAACATGGCCATCGACCTCGCCATCCCCCTTGGCCTCATCGTAAATGAACTGGTCACCAATGCCTTCAAACATGCTTTTCACGATACGTATCAGCCTGTCATAGGTATTTCGTTGCAACAAAGAGCCGACGAACTGGAATTGCGCATTGCTGATAACGGAAAAAGCAACGCCCATAAAGAAGCAAACAACGGATCAACCTCCTTTGGCATGAAACTGGTGCGCACACTGGTAGACCAGGTTAATGGACATTTGCAAATAGACCAAAGTACCGGCACCGCCTATACCATTACCATAAGCGCTTAA
- a CDS encoding response regulator transcription factor: MKERVKILIVEDEGVTAASIAELLEEEEYLISGIAKDAVAALRISSQQDAAPAVLVCDINIPGNTNGVELARQLKELYQCEVIFLTAYSDTKTLQAAFHTEPVMYVVKPYTDTQLLVAVQMAFHKLYQAQQALAGRHTLQLTDREKEIALLVAQGLTSKQIARNLFISVETVKTHRRRMLSKNNISSFPHLIYLLNNGS; this comes from the coding sequence ATGAAAGAACGTGTTAAGATACTGATCGTGGAAGATGAAGGCGTAACAGCCGCCAGCATTGCAGAATTATTGGAAGAAGAAGAATACCTCATCAGTGGCATTGCCAAAGATGCCGTGGCTGCCCTGCGCATCAGCAGCCAGCAGGACGCAGCCCCCGCCGTGCTGGTATGTGATATCAATATACCAGGCAATACCAATGGCGTTGAGCTTGCCCGTCAGTTAAAGGAACTGTACCAATGTGAAGTGATCTTTTTAACCGCTTATTCCGATACCAAAACCCTGCAGGCAGCCTTCCATACCGAGCCCGTGATGTATGTGGTAAAACCCTATACCGATACACAGCTATTGGTAGCCGTACAAATGGCCTTTCACAAGTTGTACCAGGCACAACAGGCCCTCGCCGGGCGCCATACACTACAACTTACAGATAGAGAAAAAGAAATTGCCCTGCTGGTGGCCCAGGGACTGACTTCCAAACAAATAGCCCGCAACCTTTTCATCAGCGTGGAGACCGTAAAGACCCACCGCCGCCGCATGCTGAGCAAAAACAATATCAGCAGCTTTCCCCATTTGATCTATCTGTTGAATAACGGCTCCTGA
- a CDS encoding SDR family oxidoreductase, whose protein sequence is MSFFKDKVVVVTGGTEGIGKALVNAFIDAGAKVATCARNYDKLYSLQLQHTNVELHTMTCDLSKEQDCRRFIESTIKTFGGIDILINNAGVSMRALFRDADVEVIKKVMDINFYGAVHCTKYALNSIVERQGTIVGVSSIAGYRGLPGRSGYSASKFALQGWMEALRTELLHTGVNVMWVCPGFTASNIRNAALNKDGNPQGESPMDEGAMMTADEVAQHVVKAIETRKRTLVLTFTGKRTVFMNRFFPSWTDKLVHKFFFKNGELVK, encoded by the coding sequence ATGTCGTTTTTTAAAGATAAGGTAGTAGTCGTTACTGGTGGTACCGAAGGAATAGGAAAGGCCCTTGTTAATGCTTTTATTGATGCAGGAGCCAAAGTAGCCACCTGCGCCCGCAACTACGATAAGTTGTACTCCCTGCAATTACAGCACACCAATGTTGAATTGCATACCATGACCTGCGACCTCAGTAAGGAACAGGACTGCAGGCGCTTCATCGAATCGACTATCAAGACCTTTGGCGGCATCGATATCCTCATCAACAATGCCGGCGTAAGTATGCGTGCCCTCTTCCGGGATGCTGATGTAGAGGTGATCAAAAAAGTAATGGACATTAACTTCTATGGCGCGGTGCATTGTACGAAATATGCCCTGAACTCCATTGTTGAGCGCCAGGGAACGATAGTAGGCGTTTCATCCATTGCCGGTTACCGGGGATTGCCCGGCCGCAGTGGTTATTCTGCTTCCAAGTTTGCCCTGCAGGGTTGGATGGAAGCCCTCCGTACGGAATTGTTGCATACGGGCGTCAATGTAATGTGGGTATGCCCCGGCTTTACGGCCTCCAATATCCGCAATGCAGCGCTCAACAAAGATGGTAACCCACAGGGCGAATCACCCATGGACGAAGGTGCTATGATGACCGCCGACGAAGTGGCCCAACACGTGGTAAAAGCCATCGAAACACGCAAACGCACACTGGTACTGACCTTCACCGGCAAAAGAACCGTATTTATGAACCGGTTCTTCCCTTCCTGGACCGATAAACTGGTACATAAGTTCTTCTTTAAAAACGGGGAACTGGTGAAATGA
- a CDS encoding four helix bundle protein: MATITRFEDLEIWQLARNLANEVFQTYTCSEPFLKDYKLREQINGSSGSIMDNIAEGFERNSRNEFVNFLSIAKASSGEVKSQLYRAFDRRYITQERFDKLYNQADEIGRQVGGFINYLNSSLYKGAKFKNRQTDRPNPKS, encoded by the coding sequence ATGGCTACCATTACCCGTTTTGAAGATCTTGAAATATGGCAACTGGCCCGAAATTTGGCTAATGAGGTCTTTCAGACATACACCTGCTCTGAGCCTTTTTTAAAAGATTATAAGTTGAGGGAACAGATTAATGGCTCAAGTGGGTCAATAATGGATAATATTGCAGAAGGTTTTGAAAGGAACAGCAGGAATGAGTTTGTGAACTTCCTGTCGATTGCCAAAGCCTCATCCGGAGAGGTAAAATCACAATTATACCGGGCATTTGACAGGCGTTATATTACTCAGGAACGTTTCGACAAATTATATAATCAAGCGGATGAAATTGGCAGGCAGGTAGGAGGTTTTATTAATTATCTAAATAGCAGCCTTTACAAAGGCGCAAAGTTCAAAAACAGGCAAACTGACCGCCCCAATCCGAAATCCTAA